In the genome of Carassius carassius chromosome 12, fCarCar2.1, whole genome shotgun sequence, the window taCATGTATGCACATCTAAATTAAAACTATtgaatgaaataatatttattagagatcttcttttgtgttccaggcACAACATGAAGGttagaaaatgatgacagaatttttgtgtATAGTTGAACTATCCCATGAATTTTGCTGTGTATGTTATCAAGGTactattttaattcaaaataaagtgGCAGTGACGTAAATTTGTGTACTGTGTTCCAATCATGCACAAACGAGACGGTTATACCCGCACCCTTCAGACTACTCACTTTAAGTGCTATGCCCTTTGGAATGAGTAGGACATAGTCGtgtttactttaaaattaaattcaccgatattctgtctctctctccatctccacTTCACTCAGTGATTAGAGTTTAGTCAGTGTCCTGACATAACCAGTTAAATCGATCAGATGCCATTTTGAGAGTCTCAGTAAGTGCCCCCTGCAGCAGTTGTCCACTGCACAGAGAGCGTGTATGTGACCCACTAATCACTTAATAACTACTAACACTGCTCTAATTGGTTGCAGATAAGTAGCCCGCACCCTGTGTGCTAAAGCTAAAGGCTAATTTTAGCCTATTATCTTTTGGCAGAGGTTCATTGGGTTTAGAAAGCTAACTCTAATTCTAATGCTGTCGGTTtggacattcacacacacacacacacatagccagATGTTCTGTGATGTAGATGCTGAGACTTAGTCTTTTCTCATCCCTTCTGCTCAAGCTCTATTTTTAAAAGCAGCCTTTTAAGCTAATCAGCCTGAGTTCGACCCAGCTTCACGCTCACCCGGCGCACCTGCGTTTGTCCCACATATTTGCCAGTGGAAAGCCGGCATTTGGCCTGCGATTGAGTAGGTTAATCTCCAGTGTTAGCAAAACATCAGGCTAAAATTAAGACAGCATTTAGCATGAATCAATACAAGATTGAGATCTACAAAAAACGAGTATCATTAGGCTAGTGTGATATCAATGCCTGGCCAAATTTAACTCAGCATTCAGCCAAGGTTAGCAATATTTGCCCTGTCAATCAGCAAGCATATGCCCAACATTCAGCCAAGTCTTGCACCAAGTTTAATCTCTTTGAGTCCAGAGCTTGGCCGCTGCCAAGCCAGCATTTGCCTAGCATTCACTAAACATTAGCTCTCCATTCAAGCTGCCATTAGCCTAACATTCAGACAGCGATTCACCCAGAGTTCATCCAGTACCAGTCAGCATTAAAAAGGTCATCGATTATAACCTAAGTGGTAATTATTGGTTAAAGTGGAGCATGGGCTGCTGAGGGCAGAATTATCATGCAGCAAGACTCACATTGGCATTGCATCTGGCTTTTatacacacgctcacacagacacatttcCAATTTAATGAGATAAGTTGTCATCTTTTAAATGCCTGAAGGGCTTTACATGTGTTGGATCAAACCCCAATCCCATAAACACTAAGCaaccaataacaataataaaaaaataagcattttttcaGGAAATGTACTGTGCAAAACTCCTTATGATGCTAGAATATTCtttgtggtttctagggtgttctggatggttgtctGGGTGTTTCAGTGCAGTTGCTattgtgttctgggtggttgctagggtgttgctatacaGTTGATAGAGTGTTTTGTCTGTTCGCTAGACTAAGCGAACAATGTAAATGGCAATTTACATTGACTTTAACAAACTGACATTTCATGACCTCTCTTTTACTCAGTCATtctggtggttgccagggtgctTGGATTTTCTGCGTCCTTCAAGAGGACTCTCACTcaagtctctatgatattctGATCCTATGATTTGAGCAGGATTGGGGTCGTATGATGcgatttttctttctctttggagtgttacaagctgttcgtgaatagataagataaagtcacaaacccaaagagatattctttataaaagatgAGCTTcgtaaaaatttacttatttttagaaaggcggagcatagagaagaaacattaatatacagtatgtggaaaatgatgtgttttttaaaccttaaaccgcataaacacatttcattacaccaaatagacaaaataatgttattttttagcaatgtcaaatgacccctttaagtgtaCGTCTTTTTCACCAGGTGAGATCCACATTTCAGATAACTGAATTTTgtgatagcaaaataaataaataaataagcacaggccgcatattttgatttattattcatgtatttatcaAAAATGGTACAGTATAGGTTTCATTTTGAAATTCAATACTTAGGGCTTATTTTAATCCATATATAATCCAAATATAACCCCATGTGAAATATGAACTTTAGCAAGCACCACTACATACATATTTTCTATTATGATATGCTATATTTCTTTAGAATCTTGGCGATGTCAGTCAACGTTTTAATTATCATTCCTGTTCAGTTTCTTTCCTCTCTTCGGTTTCCTTCTCTGCCGACTCTCTCGGCATGAGGTGCAGGCAACGTTAACGatgccatttttatatttttcttcaaGAAATACACAGCACTGCACTCAAAGATCCTGATGATGGGGATGAAGCATCTAATTTTCACCTAAGTCTCGCTCTCATTTTCTCCCTGTCTCCTCCTCTGTCTCTAACTATAGCTCATTTCATGATGTCATCTTGTCTTCTCAACTCTAATATCTTCTCATTTATCTCTGTTCTGTTGCCCAGATGATGACCCCTTACAGCCAGTGACCCAAGATGAGACGGTGTCAGTGGGTGGGGTGGTGACCCTGACCTGCAGTGTGAAGGAAAACGATAACTCCTCTCTCCAGTGGTCCAACACTGCTCAGCAGACCCTGTACTTTGGAGAAAAGAGAGGTGAGTTTCACCTTTTTTAAAAGACAAAGGATGATTCCATCGCCATTTACTTATCCTCGTGTTTTTCCAAACATGTATCCATTTCTTTCTTCtattgaacacaaaaacaaatgttttgcacAATGTCTGTTTTTTCCATGtaataaaaattaatgagaacTGAAGATGGACTagctacaaatatttaaaaaagcaccaaaaagtatttatttgtggAATATCTTTCCATCTGCCATTAGTTAACAAACACTCATTCTGTCTGGCTATATGATGTTTAGTAACCTTTCACAGTCCAGTCAATACCTGATGGATTAAACAAAGCCTTGTTGAATAGTTTTAATCATTtgagtatttttacatttacttatatAGTAGAATATTTTTTTCCAGCAATGAGTGTCAAATTACAGATAAAACTGGTTGAAAGCGGCAATGCACATTGATTTTAACAAACGGACATTTCATCACCTTTCTTTTACTCAATCGCTTTTAAGACTGTGGAACATGATTGCAATTACTTGCCATTTTGGTCTGAACAGGAAATTGATTTTTGCTGGACCATTCCTCAAACAGTTCTACAGCGCTTTCAATCCGTCAATACCACACACAAAGACAGCACATGAGACACATTCCTAAAACATTAATATCACCCTAAAACCAAACAGGTGGCTCTGTGATACCTGTGGAGAGTATAAGACAGAGAGAGAACAGAAGGGCGACCTGattaaagagggaaaaaaaagaaggcGACAAGAGAGCACCatgaaaaatctgaaataaaagcGGCCTATTGAACAAGAAGGAAGGAGGGAGTGTTaaaagaaagaggagaaataTACAGTACAGCCAGTCTCACATATAAACACccataaaactatatataaatttACTTTTTGAAATTACGTTTTCATTTGGATGAATACAATTGTGCAAGATAAGAGTTTCTAATGAAGTGTTTTTCTTAAGAATAAATCCCACTCAAACAATTTAGggtaagaaacaaactcacaaaTCTCATTAACTTACACAATTTTGCTTCatacttaaatttattttgtttgaagGATGCTTAGATATTTGGAAAGCAAATCAAAACTACtgtttaagaaaattattttttgcagtgtagaAAAGAGAGAGCACAGTAAAAGGAGAACAGGAGATGCACACATACGCACTAGTGAGAAGAGATGAACAGATTAGTGTGGAGGAacgatggatgggtggatgggcgAAGAGAGATAAAGGGAGGAATGACAAAGGAGGAGTGTGTGCATGAAAGAGCAGGACGGAGGACAGAGGAACAGCAGCTGATGAAGACAAATTAAGTGCCCTTCACTTACTGATAAAGCATGAAGtgcgcacacatacacatttactgTAAATCTGTGTAATCCTTTTGTTCAAAGGTGAAATGTGTCATTTCTGCACCATTAGCAAAAATAATAACattccaaactttttttcctgatCACTTCCGGTCTGTTTGGACAGACAAGCCAGTGGTAGGGGGAGAGGCTCATTCTACAGAGCACgtgattggacaaaaatctgtATTTATGCTTCATTTTGCCCAAAGagaacagtgttgttattgttaactaaactgaaactattaattatttaaaacaaggCTGAAACCAAGTAAAATATGAATGTTAGATGAAAACCTTAAacttaaaaaagtaaacaagtatatataaaagtaaagctgaatataaatatttttatatctacGAAATGaacaaatttttattaataaagcttaaactaaaattaaaatagatgAAAATTAAAggtaaatcaaaatattatatattattataacatatgAAGAAACAAAAGAAAGGCTTTAAATTTGTGAATATGTTAGAAGTGACATTTAGGAGTATATTAGCATACAGTATAGATGACCTTTAAGCATATAGACTtgctttactttttatatttaaaagacGTCATTCAAAAACAATCATGATTATAACTTCTCAACCGTGAGCacattattagattagattagattaaaatagattcaactttattgtcattgcacatgtaaggtacaaggcaacgaaatgcagttagcatctaaccagaagtgcaataagcagtaatgtaaggtctacaatatgttacaaatgtacaataaatatacaaataaggcagtattatggacataatttacggattttaaatactatcagcatgatatacagataggtgtactatgaacatactatacagatggattatggaaaagtgtatgtacactatagggagaaactatgaacatatgaacatcatttacactattgcaatggacagtaaagtgcatagaaaatatttcagtgtgcaaatggattactcagtgcttcttgatgaacagacagtagtgcaagtaataacaagtttattgttatttgcttgtttgtaaataaataaataaatcagatgtagtgatgaggagtctgtgtgtgtgtgtgtggtgtgggggtgttggggggtgtcagagggcagagttcagcaaggagacagctgtagggaaaaagctgttcctgagtctgctggtccttgtccggaggctcctgaagcacctcccggagggcaggaggttaaacagtctgtggtcagggtgagaggagtccttaagaatgctgcgagctcgacgtAGTCAGCGTTTTCTCTGGATGTACTCAATAGCTGGTAGTGGTGTtcctgtgatgcgttgggcagttttcaccaccctctgcagtgccttgcggtcagccactgagcagttcccataccagactggtCACATAAGGCATATTATCATAAGGCCACAGACATTTACATATCAATGTTAATTCAGTATTCACTCTCTTGGCTTGCTCTGATCAACAACAGTTTTGACCAATCAGAACAAAGGGCTTTTACATATAGAATTTTCCAAGGCTTGGTTGCAAACAAATATAATCCAAGGACTGTCATTTTGTCTGGTGGATTCTGTGTAGTCAGTGTCGAGTGTATCTACATGGGTTGCTATAGTAATAATGTCAGAATCCGCACGCTGCCAAGAGACTTTCTCATACAACAACGGAGAGTAGCTGTCAGTAGAAagctgaaaactgaaaaatgtgcCTTTACTCTTGTCTGTCATCTCACTGTGGTGCTGAACTCACAAGATCTGTAAGAGAACAGAGGCATTTTATGCATTCATGCATACAGTATACTCAGTCTAAAACTGCTGACTCGTTCACTATTCATGACATAGTGAACATCACATGGTTCGCTAGATGAGGAAAGAGTAAGCAAAACTGAATGTGTTCAGACCAGACGATATTGCACACTCTGTGCCATGTTACATACACGGCCGTTACAAATAATGAACTCCTTTGAAATCTGACCTTTTAGACTACTAACTCATATGAACTTAGTGTGGTTCAGGTTTGTACACATAAGATTGCATGTGGgcttactttttgtttttcaaaaaaaacaaaaaagaacatgCATGTTACAGCAAGAAGATAGAAGAGTTAGAGAGTGGAAAGTAAATCTAAATCACAATGGTTTTGGTGTCAGACACATTGACTAATGTTATCTGTGAACTTCAGGGGGTAAAATTGTTGTATATGACATCCATGTGGTGTATGTTTCCCTTATCTactctggttttttttttgtttttttgttttttttttagcactaaGAGATAACCGTATCCAGTTGGTAAAGTCCACAGCCACAGAGCTGATAATCACCATCTCGGAAGTTCAGCTGTCAGATGATGGAgagtacacctgttcaattttcACCATGCCTGTACGAACTGCACGAGCCACAGTTACTGTACTCGGTATGTATGTTTGAGTGTGCACTTTTGCACGTCAGGGTTAATGTTTAATCATTATAATGGTGATGCAGCTGAAACCATTAGCAAATTAAAACATCACTTTCATTCAATCAAACACAGCAAGAGGACAGACATAGTTAGTTGCTgttgtaaaatatgtaaatataaaataaatattaattagaattagaattcaaATATGAAGTTTAGAATAGATCTGTCAATCAGTCTATTAGTGTGTCAGTAATGtcagtctatctgtctgtcagtgaGTCAGCCTGTTCAGTTTGAAAGAAATATCAGTATTTGGAATTTGGAGGTCAGGAAGTGAGTCAGATGTCAGTTCAATAACCGCAATAACTGGCAGGTTCAGTGCGTTCATATAGTGAAAAAATTGTCAGCCTGAATCAAACCGACTAGgttcatgagtgtgtgtgtgtgtgtgtgtgtgtgtgtgtgtgtgtgtgtgtgtgtaaatatatatataaaatatataaaagtttgatATTTGCTAGCAACTGAATTTAGGTCCCATGTTGCATAACCAAATCATAAAATATCCAGATACAAATTTTGTCATTGGTAACTGACATCTGTGCTTCACCTCTTTTGGAAAGCACCAGCTGCTCCTGGTAAGCATGTTTGATGTGACCAGGCCTACGCGGAACCTGCATACTTTCTGTACTGGTTTTGGGGGAAGATCTGCATAATTgatttaaatatggtaaaatgtgTTAAACAGAGTTGAAAGTACTGTACTCTTTTTGGCAGCTAAAAACATACAGTTTgccaaattattatataaaacaacATGCAAGTGGCAGGGGGTGCGAATGATGGGCGTTTTAAATCTGCAGAAGGTTATAAGCAGATTTCATTTGGTGCAAATTCCGTGCAGGCCTATTAGCAAGTAGCTAGTTGTTGATAGTGAGCTGCTACTTAaggaaaataactgtttttatttcatttaagttTTATCTAGCCAGCGATGCCCTTATTTCCCTCAAATTGCACCTGAAAATATCATGAATTTCATTttacttctctttctctctcacaggtgtTCCAGGTAAACCTGTGATAACAGGTTTTGAAGATGCTGTTCAGGAGGGCGGCAAGGTTACTCTCACCTGCACGAGTTCAGGCAGCAAACCTCCTGCTAAACTACACTGGTTCCGCGATCAAGAGGAGATACAAGGTGAAAATACACATGCAGTTGTTAACTCAAACAGTAGATGTTCAataattacagtgtttacttcgtgtttgtgtgtgtgtagggcgTCCTGATGTAGTGGAGTCTAACCCTGACGAACCGACCTACACAGTAACCAGTGAGCTCACCCTCGCTGTCTCTAGGCATGATAACAACGCTCTGATTGCCTGTGCGGTGGATCACCCGTCcattgccaatggagacaagaggACAGAGCAGCCCCTCAACGTCTTGTGTAAGACACATGCAAATGCCAGAAAGCTTATTTCATGCAGCTGTTTTGTAGAGGTATGACAGTGTACTACTGTGTGCTTTTAGAAATGTCAACCAGTAGTGGTTGTGCTATAATGTTTTTACATATCAAATGGTTGCTTCCGGCATAGACCACTTGTTTTTTGTGGGACCATTTTATGTTTAATGCATATGTTGTAAATACTGGGTAACAGTAGGTTGCTTGAAGCTGGAATACAATATCACAGATGTGCGTTCACACTATCACAGCTGTTTTACAACAGCTTCATACTTTAAATCATGCAATAGTATCAATTGTTATTGATATTGACATTAAATTCAAAGCATACGTTTGATCAGTTCATGCACTTCCCGTAAATCAAACCCTTGATCTTGGTGTTGCTTGCGCCATCTTCTTGTTTGAGCTTCAATAATGTGTTATAATACAGTATATCTCTGTTATAATATACCACTGTTTGTAGTTGGTTCTTAACACAAGTGCTAAAAAATTCTAAAGgggcttttttgttgttgattgCAGACTTATTATTTGGTTGTTATGAATAATCTTCTCTTTTTGTTTGCATACATTAAGTTACAAATAAACGgactaaaataaaagtaattaattcACTGGGTTATCCAAAAATATACATTCAAATATGTAATAACcgatatatacagtacactcacCCAGCACTTTATTAGATACTGCTTAGGAGCAcagctctattggattgagatcttgTGAATGGGGTTTGAGTATAGTGAACTGTttatcatgttcaagaaaccagatgatttgagctttgtgacatggcgtgttatcctgctggaagtagccatcataTGATGGGTACACTGTGGTCATAAAGGAATGGATagggtcagcaacaatactcagttAGACTGTGAtgtttaaacgatgctcagtTGGTAGTAAGGGTCCCAAAGTGTGTCAAGAAAATATCCTCCACACCATTACacaaccaccaccagcctgaaccattgataCAAGGCAGGACGGATCtacttttttatgttgtttacaCCGAATTCTGACCCTTCCATCCAAATGTTGCGGCATAAATCACACCAGTCAACCTTTTTCCACTCTTCTATTGTCcagttttggtgagcctgtgtgaattgtagcctcagTTTTCTGTTATTATCTGACAGGATTGGTGCCCGGTGTGGTCtactgctgttgtagcccattgGCTTCAAGGTTCaaaatgttgtgcattcagagatgctcttctgcataccttggttgtaacaagtggaTTTTTGAGtttctgttgcctttctatcagtTCAACCAGTCtggccattctcctctgacctctggcatcaataaggcattttcgcccacagaacCGCCGCTCAATGGCTATTTTatctttttcagaccattctctaTAAGCCCTAGAGATAGTTGTGCCTAAAAATCCCAGTTGatcagcagtttctgaaatacttagaccagcccatctggcaccaacagcTATGCCACGTTTAATATCACTTAAAACATCTCTCTTCCCCATTCTGATTTTCAGTTTGAGCTTTAGCAGATCATCTTGACCATTCAACATGCATTGAATTGCTGCTCTGTGACCATGTGATGGGCTGAGTAGATGTTTGCATTAACGAGCAGTTAAATTGGTAAAAAGTGGacggtgagcgtgtgtgtgtgtgtgtgtgtgtgtggtgatgacatgggtatgacatagGTGTTACAATAAAAAGGTGGTTAATGTGGACACTACCTGTGTCCCTGTAATTCAAAAGGCTTGAAAAACATACTAAatagtgttttttaaaaatgcacaaagattTCTGTGAGGGGTATGTTTAGGTGTAggggcgatagaaaatacagtttgtacagtataaaaccaaAACCACCaataacaatgtgtgtgtgtgtgtgtgtgtgtgtgtatactgtatatatatatatatacacacacacacataaaatctatttataatagatttataataatAGCCATACTATGATATAGGATTTCGGTCATACCCCTACCCCTACTGTATAATACATAAACATGGAGATAACAGAAACAaaacgtgtgtctgtgtgtctctcagtTTCTCCAAGCGTGTCGATTCAGCCTGAGAGTGACCTGCCCAGAGAAGGAGAGAAGTTTTTCCTGCAGTGTGTGGGGAACGGAAATCCAgagtaagactctctctctctctctctctctctctctctctctctctctctctctctctctctcttctcatttCCATCCTTGGCATTCATGTTTTATGTATAAAGCTGAAAATGGTCAGCCTATTgatctcctttctctctctcacacacacacacacacacacacgcacatatgcAGGGTTTGGTTTGACAGTATTACCGTgatatttattttgatgttacATGAGAAACTCTTGCGTaggtttgttttaaaaacatatcCTCTATGATCTGGAGATTCTGGA includes:
- the LOC132154638 gene encoding cell adhesion molecule 3-like isoform X4 — encoded protein: MSGMRASKNMTFPVFQRAALRALAALTMLLATSVRSNFVFDDDPLQPVTQDETVSVGGVVTLTCSVKENDNSSLQWSNTAQQTLYFGEKRALRDNRIQLVKSTATELIITISEVQLSDDGEYTCSIFTMPVRTARATVTVLGVPGKPVITGFEDAVQEGGKVTLTCTSSGSKPPAKLHWFRDQEEIQGRPDVVESNPDEPTYTVTSELTLAVSRHDNNALIACAVDHPSIANGDKRTEQPLNVLFSPSVSIQPESDLPREGEKFFLQCVGNGNPEPTAFVWRRKDGELPPMAKVDDAFLRFESLNKTDNGVYECQADNGIGTGDVTHTLLVQEAGVNAEDPTAMSTSSGVDHAVIGGVVAVIVFIMLCLLIVLGRYLIRHKGTYLTHEAKGSDDAPDADTAIINAEGGHSGVDDKKEYFI
- the LOC132154638 gene encoding cell adhesion molecule 3-like isoform X5; translation: MSGMRASKNMTFPVFQRAALRALAALTMLLATSVRSNFVFDDDPLQPVTQDETVSVGGVVTLTCSVKENDNSSLQWSNTAQQTLYFGEKRALRDNRIQLVKSTATELIITISEVQLSDDGEYTCSIFTMPVRTARATVTVLGVPGKPVITGFEDAVQEGGKVTLTCTSSGSKPPAKLHWFRDQEEIQGRPDVVESNPDEPTYTVTSELTLAVSRHDNNALIACAVDHPSIANGDKRTEQPLNVLFSPSVSIQPESDLPREGEKFFLQCVGNGNPEPTAFVWRRKDGELPPMAKVDDAFLRFESLNKTDNGVYECQADNGIGTGDVTHTLLVQDPTAMSTSSGVDHAVIGGVVAVIVFIMLCLLIVLGRYLIRHKGTYLTHEAKGSDDAPDADTAIINAEGGHSGVDDKKEYFI